A single Natrinema pellirubrum DSM 15624 DNA region contains:
- a CDS encoding redox-regulated ATPase YchF: MLSIALAGKPNAGKSTFYTAATMAEVDVANYPFTTIDANRGVSYVRTECPCLEREDRCNAENCEDGKRYVPIELLDVAGLVPGAHEGKGLGNQFLDELTNADVIVNVVDASGGTNEKGEPVDIGDHDPLEDIDFIEEEMDLWLAGIVDRNWESVERKSRSPDFDIDDALADMLSGFGASPKQIATVLRELDYPDDPIQWDDDHREELARLVRERTKPIVVAANKIDVAPEENVERLLDLDKPVIPTTAEGELALRRAAENGLVDYDPGDETLEIGDDVNDAQREALEGLADTMAEWGGTGVQAALDHAVYDLLDHLTAYPVEDASKWSDGSGNVLPDAFLLPDGSTPVDLAYSVHSDIGDGYLHAVNAKSNREIGEEYELEEGDVIKIVSTAS; this comes from the coding sequence ATGCTTTCGATCGCGCTTGCCGGGAAACCGAACGCCGGCAAGTCCACGTTCTACACCGCGGCGACGATGGCGGAGGTCGACGTCGCCAACTATCCGTTCACGACGATCGACGCCAACCGCGGGGTGAGCTACGTCCGGACCGAGTGTCCCTGCCTCGAGCGCGAGGACCGTTGTAACGCCGAGAACTGCGAGGACGGCAAGCGCTACGTGCCGATCGAACTGCTGGACGTCGCGGGGCTGGTCCCCGGCGCTCACGAAGGGAAGGGACTGGGCAATCAGTTCCTCGACGAACTCACCAACGCGGACGTGATCGTCAACGTCGTCGACGCCTCCGGCGGCACCAACGAGAAGGGCGAACCGGTCGATATCGGCGACCACGACCCGCTCGAGGACATCGACTTCATCGAGGAGGAGATGGACCTCTGGCTGGCCGGCATCGTCGACCGCAACTGGGAGTCCGTCGAGCGCAAATCACGCTCCCCGGACTTCGACATCGACGACGCGCTGGCGGACATGCTCTCGGGCTTCGGTGCCTCTCCCAAGCAGATCGCGACCGTCCTGCGGGAACTGGACTATCCCGACGATCCGATCCAGTGGGACGACGACCACCGCGAGGAACTCGCACGGCTGGTCCGCGAGCGAACGAAACCGATCGTCGTCGCGGCCAACAAGATCGACGTCGCACCCGAGGAGAACGTCGAGCGCCTGCTGGACCTGGACAAGCCCGTGATCCCGACCACGGCGGAGGGCGAACTCGCCTTGCGCCGGGCCGCCGAGAACGGGCTGGTCGACTACGATCCCGGCGACGAGACGCTCGAGATCGGCGACGACGTCAACGACGCCCAGCGCGAGGCCCTCGAGGGACTGGCAGACACCATGGCCGAGTGGGGCGGCACCGGTGTGCAGGCGGCACTCGACCACGCCGTCTACGACCTGCTCGATCACCTCACCGCCTACCCCGTCGAGGACGCCTCGAAGTGGTCCGACGGGAGCGGCAACGTCCTCCCCGACGCCTTCCTCTTGCCCGACGGCTCGACCCCGGTCGACCTCGCCTACAGCGTCCACTCCGACATCGGCGACGGCTACCTCCACGCCGTCAACGCCAAATCGAACCGTGAGATCGGCGAGGAGTACGAACTCGAGGAGGGAGACGTGATCAAGATCGTCAGCACGGCGTCGTAA
- a CDS encoding amphi-Trp domain-containing protein, translated as MVDKTIAADEVTREEAADQLRALADEIEGTGQATVRTGNKTVDLTPSESIAYEVGVRERSSILRGNRETVTVKLDWKPPKPAEGTESAEAE; from the coding sequence ATGGTGGACAAGACCATTGCCGCCGACGAGGTCACCCGCGAAGAGGCCGCCGACCAGCTGCGAGCGCTGGCCGACGAGATCGAGGGGACCGGCCAGGCGACGGTCCGAACGGGGAACAAAACGGTCGATCTCACGCCCTCGGAGTCGATCGCCTACGAGGTCGGCGTCCGCGAGCGGTCGTCGATCCTGCGCGGGAACCGCGAAACGGTCACGGTCAAACTCGACTGGAAGCCACCGAAGCCCGCGGAGGGGACCGAATCGGCCGAAGCGGAGTAG
- a CDS encoding UbiA family prenyltransferase: MALARGGTGSGAVARAYWSQVHPVFMTPPIAASLFGAILAGSVDPVLAAVHVVAMFAAVYTAHVKDGYVDFHVRGEDDDHPLTERGCRLGLAASTAVFAGCCLLLVALVDALVLVVVVPTWLIAYHHAPQLDTNPVTATTGYPLGIALSILGGFYVQAETITAVSLGFAVVFLILLSGVKVIDDAQDYAYDRSIRKRTVAVAVGPDRAYAVAYGLMTAALIAVTAFAVLRIFPLTALLAVLAFAAVAAVARRADPELATMLLVRGSYVFLAVLVAAVRFDPLGRLL; encoded by the coding sequence ATGGCTCTCGCGAGAGGCGGGACGGGTTCGGGCGCGGTCGCTCGAGCGTACTGGTCACAGGTCCATCCCGTCTTCATGACGCCGCCGATCGCCGCGTCGCTGTTCGGCGCGATCCTCGCGGGGAGCGTCGACCCGGTTCTCGCAGCGGTCCACGTCGTCGCGATGTTCGCGGCGGTCTACACGGCCCACGTCAAAGACGGCTACGTCGACTTCCACGTGCGCGGCGAGGACGACGACCACCCGCTGACCGAACGGGGCTGTCGGCTCGGGCTCGCGGCCTCGACGGCGGTGTTTGCAGGCTGTTGTCTCCTGCTCGTGGCGCTGGTCGACGCCCTCGTGCTGGTGGTCGTCGTCCCGACGTGGCTGATCGCTTACCACCACGCACCCCAACTCGACACGAACCCCGTGACGGCGACGACCGGCTATCCGCTCGGCATCGCCCTCTCGATCCTCGGCGGGTTCTACGTCCAGGCCGAGACGATCACCGCCGTCTCACTCGGCTTCGCCGTCGTCTTCCTGATCCTGTTGTCGGGCGTCAAGGTGATCGACGACGCACAGGACTACGCGTACGACCGCTCGATCCGGAAGCGAACGGTCGCGGTCGCGGTCGGCCCCGACCGCGCCTACGCCGTCGCCTACGGACTGATGACCGCGGCGCTGATCGCCGTCACCGCGTTCGCCGTCCTGCGGATCTTCCCGCTGACCGCGCTGCTGGCGGTCCTGGCCTTCGCTGCGGTCGCCGCTGTCGCGCGCCGGGCCGATCCGGAACTCGCGACCATGCTGCTCGTTCGGGGCTCGTACGTCTTCCTGGCGGTTCTCGTCGCCGCCGTCCGGTTCGATCCGCTCGGCCGACTTCTCTGA
- a CDS encoding thiamine pyrophosphate-binding protein, producing the protein MTDEYTGADLFTDALETYGVDYVFGNPGTTELPIMDAIGDSDLEYRLGLHEDIAVGMAGGYAQRRRYHAHHDDSITPVGVANLHIAPGLAHGLGNLYAAKITGAPLVVTAGNHSTDFRHEEPILSGRLADMAREYCKWSDEVLDVDALPTMLRRAFRVAMTPPTGPVFLGLPLDVMLAETDAEPERLGPIPNAGGGDPGQLERAAELLAEADDPVIVVGDHVARSGADAVAAAVDLAEATGARVHGEILACEVDFPTDHEQWVSYLPTNEELAAMLMDTDTVLFAGCSTNTTLTRHEEALVDPDTTCIHLSDDSWQVGKNQPADAAVIGDPGLVMQGIAERVQTKLSEDVVADRLEGVAEVKEMVESQMAGYGEADGDDPRASKAQLVDAMERVAGDAAIVDEGVTSKYAMLTRWDLGPEQYISNKGGGLGYGLPAAVGAAVAEEQHDEPRDVVGFIGDGSYQYYPHSIYSAARYDLDLTVVISDNRNYRILKDNTLAIMGGEEDDYDFVGMDFEPNVDLVKNAESHGARAELVETPDGIEGALEAALDRAGPDVLDVLVQD; encoded by the coding sequence ATGACGGACGAGTATACTGGCGCGGATCTCTTCACTGACGCTCTCGAGACCTACGGCGTCGACTACGTCTTCGGCAACCCGGGGACGACCGAACTCCCGATCATGGACGCGATCGGCGACAGCGACCTCGAGTATCGGCTCGGCCTCCACGAGGACATCGCGGTGGGGATGGCCGGCGGCTACGCACAGCGCCGCCGGTATCACGCCCACCACGACGACTCGATCACGCCGGTCGGCGTCGCGAACCTCCACATCGCGCCGGGGCTGGCCCACGGGTTGGGGAACCTCTATGCAGCCAAGATCACCGGCGCACCGCTGGTCGTGACCGCGGGCAATCACAGCACCGACTTCCGCCACGAGGAGCCGATCCTCTCGGGCCGGCTGGCCGACATGGCCCGCGAGTACTGCAAGTGGTCCGACGAGGTACTCGACGTGGACGCGCTGCCGACGATGCTCCGGCGGGCGTTCCGCGTCGCGATGACCCCGCCGACGGGGCCGGTCTTCCTCGGGCTGCCGCTGGACGTGATGCTGGCCGAAACCGACGCCGAACCGGAACGGCTGGGCCCGATCCCCAACGCCGGCGGCGGTGACCCCGGCCAGCTCGAGCGCGCGGCGGAACTGCTGGCCGAGGCCGACGATCCGGTGATCGTCGTCGGCGACCACGTCGCCCGGTCGGGAGCCGACGCCGTCGCCGCGGCGGTCGATCTCGCGGAGGCGACGGGGGCCCGCGTCCACGGGGAGATCCTCGCCTGCGAGGTGGACTTCCCGACCGACCACGAGCAATGGGTCTCCTACCTGCCGACCAACGAGGAGCTGGCCGCGATGCTGATGGATACCGACACGGTTCTGTTCGCGGGCTGTTCGACCAACACGACGCTGACCCGCCACGAGGAGGCGCTGGTCGATCCCGACACGACCTGCATCCACCTCTCCGACGACAGCTGGCAGGTCGGGAAGAACCAGCCCGCCGACGCGGCCGTGATCGGCGATCCGGGGCTCGTCATGCAGGGTATCGCCGAGCGCGTCCAAACGAAGCTCTCCGAGGACGTCGTGGCCGACCGCCTCGAGGGAGTCGCCGAGGTCAAGGAGATGGTCGAGTCCCAGATGGCCGGCTACGGCGAGGCCGACGGGGACGATCCGCGGGCCTCGAAGGCCCAGCTGGTCGATGCGATGGAGCGGGTTGCGGGCGACGCCGCGATCGTCGACGAGGGCGTCACCTCGAAGTACGCCATGCTGACCCGGTGGGACCTCGGCCCCGAGCAGTACATCTCGAACAAGGGCGGCGGGCTCGGCTACGGGCTGCCCGCTGCGGTCGGTGCCGCGGTCGCCGAGGAACAGCACGACGAGCCCCGGGACGTGGTCGGATTCATCGGCGACGGCTCCTACCAGTACTACCCCCACTCGATCTACAGCGCCGCCCGCTACGATCTCGACCTGACCGTCGTCATCTCGGACAACCGCAACTACCGCATCCTCAAGGACAACACGCTCGCGATCATGGGCGGCGAGGAAGACGACTACGACTTCGTCGGCATGGACTTCGAGCCGAACGTCGACCTCGTCAAAAACGCCGAGAGCCACGGCGCGCGCGCCGAACTCGTCGAGACGCCCGATGGGATCGAGGGCGCACTCGAGGCAGCGCTGGACCGTGCGGGGCCGGACGTGCTGGACGTGTTGGTACAGGACTGA
- a CDS encoding histidine kinase N-terminal 7TM domain-containing protein, with translation MGWAVSPYSVVLSLSLVVAVGTAAAAWRTRPEAGSSTLAALMATVAVWLGAHVLEIESATIATKLWWADLQWICAAVIPTLFVVFALQYTGEDRWLTRSRLGLLSIEPLAMIGALAINDRTFVLWGPPVEEPISLGSWWASSATVVTSEPGLGLFVHLGYATLCLAITSVLVFRLIARTERLYRWQGVAVFVAITVPWGTAVLSAASLEIVGTTPIGFTVTGLAITFGLYRYRLLEIAPIARSEVVTNLEDGVLVADADRRIVDSNPVAREIFADERDALVGESIDDVIPIDGDAVIDGSRDRDGEDTAATAGNADTMQFSLDGGRTYYDLSISSIDDGRGYSAGWTVVVHDVTERVHRERELERKNRRLDEFASVVSHDLRNPLTVSKGYLELLEEEYDPAYVRTVAESHERMEQLIDDVLTLARQGQRGLDPEPVTLAAVAHEAWSTVDTAGATLSVVDERTIVADRTQLRQLLENLFRNAIDHGGRSGAETDGRDLTVTVGTLEGGFFVADSGTGFEGDPEEIFDSGYTTSERGTGLGLSIVADICEGHGWSVTATDGDGGARFEITGVERHETATDDRSDGMSSGVGAAE, from the coding sequence ATGGGTTGGGCCGTCTCTCCGTACAGTGTCGTGTTGTCGCTCTCGCTCGTCGTCGCCGTCGGAACCGCGGCCGCGGCGTGGCGGACTCGACCCGAAGCCGGCTCGAGTACGCTCGCCGCGCTCATGGCGACCGTCGCCGTCTGGCTCGGCGCACACGTCCTCGAGATCGAATCGGCGACGATAGCCACGAAACTGTGGTGGGCCGACCTCCAGTGGATATGTGCCGCGGTTATTCCGACGCTATTCGTCGTCTTCGCGCTCCAGTATACGGGCGAGGACCGCTGGCTCACCCGGTCCCGACTGGGGCTGTTGTCGATCGAGCCACTCGCCATGATCGGCGCGTTGGCGATCAACGACCGCACGTTCGTGCTGTGGGGGCCGCCGGTCGAGGAACCGATCTCGCTCGGGAGTTGGTGGGCATCGTCCGCGACGGTCGTGACCTCGGAACCGGGGCTCGGGCTGTTCGTTCACCTGGGGTACGCGACGCTCTGTCTCGCGATCACGTCGGTCCTCGTCTTCCGGCTGATCGCACGGACCGAGCGACTCTACCGCTGGCAGGGAGTCGCCGTCTTCGTCGCGATCACGGTCCCCTGGGGGACGGCCGTCCTCTCGGCGGCGTCGCTCGAGATCGTCGGCACGACGCCGATCGGCTTTACCGTCACCGGCCTCGCGATTACCTTCGGCCTCTATCGATACCGGCTCCTCGAGATCGCCCCCATCGCCCGCAGCGAGGTCGTGACGAACCTCGAGGACGGCGTGCTGGTCGCCGACGCAGATCGCCGGATCGTCGACAGCAATCCGGTCGCGCGGGAGATATTCGCGGACGAGCGAGACGCTCTCGTCGGGGAATCGATCGACGACGTAATTCCGATCGATGGTGACGCGGTGATCGACGGGTCCCGCGACCGAGACGGGGAGGACACCGCGGCAACCGCGGGAAACGCCGACACGATGCAGTTCTCGCTCGACGGCGGACGGACCTATTACGATCTCTCGATTTCGTCAATCGACGACGGGCGCGGGTACTCGGCCGGCTGGACGGTCGTCGTCCACGACGTGACCGAGCGGGTCCATCGCGAACGCGAACTCGAGCGCAAGAACCGAAGACTCGACGAGTTCGCGAGCGTGGTCAGCCACGACTTGCGGAACCCGTTGACGGTCTCGAAGGGGTATCTCGAGTTACTCGAGGAGGAGTACGACCCGGCGTACGTACGGACCGTCGCCGAATCCCACGAGCGGATGGAACAGCTGATCGACGACGTGCTGACGCTCGCTCGGCAGGGCCAACGCGGGCTGGATCCCGAGCCGGTCACACTCGCGGCCGTCGCACACGAGGCGTGGTCGACGGTCGATACCGCGGGGGCGACGCTGTCGGTCGTCGACGAGCGAACGATCGTCGCGGATCGAACCCAGCTCCGGCAGTTACTCGAGAACCTGTTCCGAAACGCGATCGACCACGGGGGACGATCGGGGGCCGAAACCGACGGCCGCGACCTGACCGTCACCGTCGGCACGCTCGAGGGCGGGTTCTTCGTCGCCGACTCGGGGACGGGCTTCGAGGGCGATCCGGAGGAGATTTTCGACTCCGGCTATACGACGAGCGAGCGCGGGACGGGACTCGGGCTGTCGATCGTGGCGGACATCTGCGAGGGACACGGGTGGTCGGTGACCGCGACCGACGGGGACGGGGGCGCACGGTTCGAGATCACCGGCGTCGAGCGACACGAAACGGCGACTGACGACCGGTCCGACGGGATGTCATCCGGGGTCGGAGCGGCCGAGTAA
- a CDS encoding TrkH family potassium uptake protein, which produces MIGRIHVDVRSSCSLLGTVLKFLSLSLLVPTAVALFYRESPLPFLVALVVAVGVGTGLERLEPEPDLEHREAFLLVALTWLVLPLVGTIPYLVAGTGTIAQPINALFESMSGFTTTGATVMGEISVETHSHSIMLWRQLTQWLGGMGIIVLMVAILSELSVGGTQLIREEAPGIQVEKLTPRIRQTARALWLIYVWFTLAAVVVYYGLHLVGLAPNMTFYNAVSHALTTLPTGGFSPEGRSVEAFEPIVQWAVMPFMIVAGTNFALYWHVWRGKPDRLTGNAEFRSYLLSMGVVGVLLSAPLFLGVGLATVPDGVAAIPGSLERSLRHGLFQTLAIVTTTGYASMDFNTWSESTQVILLFAMFLGGSAGSAAGSIKIIRWYVVGKSIERELFTTVHPQAVRPVRMGDTGDVIDEEAIHGIFVFIVLFLTLFAVSTVLLFLDAYRTPGLELTALEAISATIATLGNVGPGVGVVGPMNSYEPFSGAAKLYMTFLMWIGRLEILSVLVILTPAYWRS; this is translated from the coding sequence ATGATCGGTAGGATTCACGTCGACGTCCGCTCGAGTTGCAGCCTCCTGGGTACCGTCTTGAAGTTCCTCTCGCTGTCGCTTTTGGTTCCCACGGCGGTCGCGCTGTTCTACCGGGAGAGCCCGCTGCCGTTTCTGGTCGCGCTGGTCGTCGCGGTCGGCGTCGGAACGGGCCTCGAGCGCCTCGAGCCCGAGCCGGACCTCGAACACCGCGAGGCGTTCCTACTGGTGGCGCTGACGTGGCTGGTTCTGCCGCTGGTCGGGACGATCCCGTATCTCGTCGCCGGGACGGGGACGATCGCACAGCCGATCAACGCCCTCTTCGAGTCGATGTCCGGGTTCACGACGACCGGGGCGACGGTGATGGGCGAGATTTCCGTCGAGACCCACTCGCATTCGATCATGCTCTGGCGACAGCTCACCCAGTGGCTCGGCGGGATGGGGATCATCGTCCTCATGGTCGCGATCCTCTCGGAGCTGTCCGTCGGTGGGACCCAACTCATCCGGGAGGAAGCGCCCGGCATTCAGGTCGAGAAGCTGACCCCGCGGATCAGACAGACGGCGCGGGCGCTCTGGCTGATTTACGTCTGGTTCACGCTCGCGGCCGTGGTCGTCTACTACGGGCTCCACCTCGTGGGACTGGCCCCGAACATGACCTTCTACAACGCCGTCTCGCATGCACTCACGACGCTGCCGACCGGCGGCTTCTCGCCGGAGGGACGCAGCGTCGAGGCCTTCGAACCGATCGTCCAGTGGGCGGTCATGCCGTTCATGATCGTTGCCGGGACGAACTTCGCGCTCTACTGGCACGTCTGGCGCGGCAAGCCCGATCGGCTGACCGGGAACGCCGAGTTCCGGTCCTATCTCCTGTCGATGGGTGTCGTCGGTGTCCTCCTCTCGGCCCCACTCTTTCTCGGGGTCGGCCTCGCGACGGTCCCCGACGGCGTCGCCGCGATCCCGGGCAGCCTCGAGCGCTCGCTGCGCCACGGGCTCTTTCAGACGCTGGCGATCGTGACGACGACAGGCTACGCCAGCATGGACTTCAACACCTGGAGCGAGTCGACGCAGGTAATCTTGCTGTTCGCGATGTTTCTGGGCGGTTCAGCGGGGTCGGCGGCCGGCTCGATCAAGATCATCCGCTGGTACGTCGTCGGGAAGTCCATCGAACGCGAACTGTTCACGACCGTCCATCCGCAGGCGGTTCGGCCGGTCCGAATGGGCGACACGGGCGACGTCATCGACGAGGAGGCGATCCACGGCATCTTCGTCTTCATCGTCCTCTTCCTGACGCTGTTTGCTGTCTCGACGGTCCTGCTCTTTCTCGACGCCTACCGAACGCCCGGCCTCGAGCTGACGGCACTCGAGGCGATCAGCGCGACTATCGCGACGCTTGGCAACGTCGGGCCGGGCGTCGGCGTCGTCGGTCCGATGAACAGCTACGAGCCGTTTTCCGGGGCCGCGAAGCTGTACATGACCTTCCTGATGTGGATCGGCCGGCTCGAGATCCTCTCCGTGCTGGTGATCCTGACGCCGGCCTACTGGCGTTCCTGA
- a CDS encoding FAD-binding oxidoreductase — translation MAHDCSFLEDLDLGDDQLSFADGRRESHATDWGTEDSGGVMPDAVVWPERTADVSAVLSAATDRGVPVTPYAAGTGLEGAAVPAHGGISLDLTRMDAVVDYRPDDFQIDVGPGIIGSDVDEHVAGDGLFFPPLPSSGEISTIGGMIATDASGMGTVRYGEIADWVLGLEAVLADGTVVQTGSRAIKTSSGYNLTDLLVGSEGTLAVVTEATLELAGRPEQIRGGRAIFETLDNAAEAVFDAVRTEVDVAKIELVDGLSARMANDYLDTGLPDSPMVFLEFHANHGIEAEIDLCRTIFEDHTVARFEMSDDDDEMAALWEARRELAFAVRSYDPDLESLHPGDVTVPISAYPEVVHETKRLADEYDLLVPCFGHAGDGNLHYSVLADPSDPAQLERGEELYRAIVELAIDLGGTATGEHGIGEGKQAYLEPEHGAGAVEAMRSVKQAFDPTDTLNPGKVFPETADGERVREPDR, via the coding sequence ATGGCACACGATTGTTCGTTCCTCGAGGATCTCGACCTCGGGGACGACCAGCTGTCGTTCGCGGACGGCCGACGCGAATCACACGCGACGGACTGGGGGACCGAGGACTCGGGCGGGGTCATGCCCGACGCGGTCGTCTGGCCCGAGCGGACCGCGGACGTCTCGGCAGTGCTGTCGGCGGCGACCGACCGCGGCGTGCCCGTCACACCCTACGCGGCCGGAACGGGCCTCGAGGGCGCGGCCGTCCCGGCCCACGGCGGGATCAGCCTCGATCTGACCCGGATGGACGCGGTGGTCGACTACCGGCCCGACGACTTTCAGATCGACGTCGGACCTGGAATCATCGGCTCGGATGTCGACGAACACGTCGCCGGTGACGGGCTCTTCTTCCCGCCACTGCCCTCCTCGGGCGAGATCTCGACGATCGGCGGGATGATCGCGACCGACGCCAGCGGCATGGGGACGGTCCGCTATGGCGAGATCGCCGACTGGGTCCTCGGGCTCGAGGCCGTGCTTGCCGACGGGACCGTCGTCCAGACGGGCTCGCGGGCGATCAAGACCTCGAGCGGCTACAACCTGACCGACCTGCTGGTCGGCAGCGAGGGAACGCTGGCGGTGGTCACCGAGGCCACCCTCGAGTTGGCCGGCCGGCCCGAACAGATCCGCGGCGGGCGGGCGATCTTCGAGACGCTGGACAACGCCGCCGAGGCGGTCTTCGACGCGGTCCGGACCGAGGTCGACGTCGCCAAGATCGAACTCGTCGACGGGCTGAGCGCCCGGATGGCCAACGACTACCTCGACACCGGCCTGCCCGATTCGCCGATGGTCTTCCTGGAGTTTCACGCCAACCACGGGATCGAGGCGGAAATCGACCTCTGCCGAACGATCTTCGAGGACCACACTGTCGCCCGCTTCGAGATGAGCGACGACGACGATGAGATGGCCGCCCTCTGGGAGGCCCGGCGGGAACTGGCCTTCGCCGTCAGGAGCTACGACCCGGACCTCGAGTCGCTCCACCCGGGTGACGTGACGGTGCCGATCAGCGCCTACCCCGAGGTCGTCCACGAGACGAAGCGACTCGCCGACGAGTACGACCTGCTGGTCCCCTGTTTCGGCCACGCCGGCGACGGCAACCTCCATTACAGCGTCCTCGCCGATCCGAGCGATCCCGCCCAACTCGAGCGCGGCGAGGAACTCTACCGAGCGATCGTCGAACTCGCCATCGACCTCGGCGGGACGGCCACGGGCGAACACGGCATCGGCGAGGGGAAACAGGCGTACCTCGAGCCGGAACACGGCGCGGGCGCGGTTGAGGCCATGCGATCGGTCAAGCAAGCGTTTGACCCAACGGATACGCTCAATCCGGGGAAAGTCTTCCCCGAGACGGCCGACGGCGAGCGGGTTCGGGAACCGGACCGCTGA
- a CDS encoding IS5-like element ISNpe16 family transposase, whose amino-acid sequence MSPATLQDNPTVETFFNAVETETLALFEHLSFEFLEEFDVFAPAETGRTRDHEPPEMMRGFLHCYYKDIYGIRPVARELNNTVVWLSCGFDRPPSRDAVDRFLTDLEHVIDEIFDHLVEQAALRGLLDLTYSIDSTDVRTMPADQDASKCYDPTAEEYYYGYGCTIVSTGSKIPIAAEFTESKQAPEETAMRVTRDALAVDTPIWMLGDSAYDTLDWHDYLLTAGVVPIAPYNARNTDDPLDIEYRVEDRIKEHSKDVKLKQSTLDETYNRRTGVERTNDAVKDCGLGHVHARGRVHARAQVFLSLCLRLVIAITNYERGDNPGSTIITV is encoded by the coding sequence ATGAGCCCAGCGACCCTGCAAGATAATCCTACGGTAGAGACGTTCTTCAATGCCGTGGAGACGGAGACGCTAGCGCTGTTCGAGCATCTCTCCTTCGAGTTTCTCGAAGAATTCGACGTGTTCGCCCCGGCGGAGACGGGGCGAACACGAGACCACGAACCACCCGAGATGATGCGTGGGTTTCTGCACTGCTACTACAAGGATATCTACGGCATTCGTCCGGTTGCGCGAGAACTGAACAACACAGTCGTCTGGCTCAGCTGTGGCTTCGATCGACCGCCGTCGAGAGACGCGGTCGATCGTTTCCTCACCGATCTCGAACACGTCATCGACGAGATTTTCGACCACCTCGTCGAGCAGGCCGCCTTGCGGGGCCTGCTCGACTTGACCTACTCGATTGATTCGACAGACGTGAGAACGATGCCAGCCGATCAAGACGCGTCGAAATGCTACGATCCAACGGCTGAAGAGTACTACTACGGCTACGGCTGCACGATCGTTTCGACTGGTTCAAAGATCCCGATTGCAGCGGAATTCACCGAGAGCAAACAAGCGCCAGAAGAGACGGCGATGCGCGTCACGCGTGACGCGCTCGCCGTCGACACTCCGATCTGGATGCTTGGAGACAGCGCCTATGACACACTCGATTGGCACGACTACCTGCTGACCGCAGGAGTCGTGCCAATCGCCCCGTACAACGCACGCAACACCGACGATCCACTGGACATAGAGTACAGGGTCGAAGACCGTATCAAAGAACACAGCAAGGACGTGAAGTTGAAGCAATCGACGTTAGATGAGACGTACAACCGCCGGACAGGCGTCGAACGAACTAACGACGCAGTCAAGGACTGCGGCCTCGGGCACGTCCACGCCCGAGGCCGCGTCCATGCACGAGCACAAGTGTTCCTGTCGTTGTGTCTGCGTCTCGTTATTGCGATCACCAACTACGAACGAGGAGATAATCCGGGAAGCACGATCATCACGGTGTGA
- a CDS encoding TIGR04024 family LLM class F420-dependent oxidoreductase — MNAELDLLVRLGDYDRPQGVAERAVQAEELGFDRITVGETTGWNIVPPLTLAADRTDELGISNDVISPYGRTPSMLAQTALTMQAAADGRFRFGIGPSSPAITERWHGQEFDRPLRRTREVIEIMRNVYEEGNPAYEGDIFEIAGLGYERGPSENPPPIDVGTLGPKATEMAGRFGDGWAPQMFTKDGLRDRLEDLERGAELGGKDLSDLRVAPIVRGIASEDREAAREKARGTIAFMLGAYGPYYGNSVAEQGYPDVVDEIRAAWDDRDTDAMAAALPDEVLDELAFAGTPDEVREWLAEYAAIEGVDAVRVGFVDGMSEDDKRTTMEAVADLV, encoded by the coding sequence ATGAATGCCGAACTCGACTTGCTGGTCCGGCTCGGGGACTACGACCGTCCGCAGGGCGTCGCCGAGCGTGCCGTCCAGGCCGAGGAACTGGGTTTCGACCGGATCACGGTCGGCGAGACGACCGGCTGGAACATCGTGCCGCCGCTAACGCTGGCGGCCGACAGGACCGACGAACTCGGCATCTCCAACGACGTCATCTCGCCGTACGGCCGGACGCCGTCGATGCTCGCCCAGACCGCGCTGACGATGCAGGCGGCCGCCGACGGCCGCTTCCGGTTCGGGATCGGCCCGAGTTCGCCCGCGATCACCGAGCGCTGGCACGGTCAGGAGTTCGACCGGCCGCTCCGGCGCACCCGAGAGGTGATCGAGATCATGCGCAACGTCTACGAGGAGGGCAACCCCGCCTACGAGGGCGACATCTTCGAGATCGCTGGGCTGGGCTACGAGCGCGGGCCGAGCGAGAACCCGCCGCCGATCGACGTCGGCACCCTCGGTCCCAAAGCCACCGAGATGGCCGGTCGCTTCGGCGACGGCTGGGCCCCGCAGATGTTCACGAAAGACGGCCTGCGCGACCGCCTCGAGGACTTAGAGCGTGGTGCCGAACTCGGTGGGAAGGACCTCTCGGACCTGCGGGTCGCGCCGATCGTCCGCGGGATCGCCAGCGAGGACCGCGAGGCGGCCCGCGAGAAGGCCCGCGGCACGATCGCGTTCATGCTCGGGGCCTACGGCCCCTACTACGGGAACTCGGTCGCCGAACAGGGCTATCCCGACGTCGTCGACGAGATCCGGGCCGCCTGGGACGATCGGGACACCGATGCGATGGCCGCTGCCCTTCCCGACGAGGTCCTCGACGAACTCGCGTTCGCGGGCACCCCCGACGAGGTCCGCGAGTGGCTCGCGGAGTACGCCGCTATCGAGGGCGTCGACGCCGTTCGCGTCGGGTTCGTCGACGGGATGAGCGAGGACGACAAGCGGACGACGATGGAAGCTGTCGCCGACCTCGTCTAA